A region from the Metopolophium dirhodum isolate CAU chromosome 9, ASM1992520v1, whole genome shotgun sequence genome encodes:
- the LOC132952619 gene encoding transcription initiation factor IIA subunit 1, producing the protein MSLSQSSVMKLYQSVIEDTINSSREFFAEEGIDDQILLELRQSWESKVMASKAVDAPPPQEVAQLPKTVTSTVVKQTKSQYAPTIVNNSVQQLKMVQQQKIQQQQQQQHQQPLQPQQQQQLPQQQQLPQQQQQKQQQQQQQLQLQKQPQQQQLQQQQLQQQQNTLVLPADYANKYVPIQITLPAQTGSQETGSRILSIQVPSSAIQGNMLQSILSGPVITNSMAMATPLATSFLQQHVNSVLAAQSMSSVQTVVQPEFLSDVRTTQQQQQQQQQLQQNNQSFISGNVTGGVKRTIAQIDGANDSSTSDDDDDDDDDIDDDIGDNDDDDDEDDDKDQNSASDAEPLNSGDDVSDIDNGELFETENVIVCQYDKITRSRNKWKLYFKDGIMSLNGYDYVFQKATGDAEW; encoded by the exons ATGTCGTTATCCCAATCGTCCGTG atgaaATTATACCAATCGGTAATTGAAGATACAATAAATAGCTCTCGAGAATTTTTTGCGGAAGAAGGTATTGACGATCAAATTTTATTGGAATTACGTCAATCATGGGAATCTAAAGTAATGGCCAGTAAAGCAGTTGATGCACCACCTCCTCAAGAAGTTGCTCAACTTCCTAAAACTGTTACCTCAACTGTTGTTAAACAAACTAAAAGTCAATATGCTCCTACAATAGTCA ataactCTGTTCAGCAATTAAAAATGgtccaacaacaaaaaatacaacaacaacaacagcagcaacatCAGCAACCACTTCAGccacagcagcagcaacaactaCCACAGCAGCAACAACTAccacagcagcagcaacagaagcagcaacagcagcagcagcagttgCAGCTGCAGAAGCAGCCACAGCAACAACagctacaacaacaacaactacaaCAGCAACAGAACACTTTGGTTTTACCTGCAGATTATGCAAACAAATATGTGCCTATTCAAATAACTTTACCAGCTCAGACAGGTTCCCAAGAAACGGGTTCTAGAATTCTTTCCATTCAAGTTCCAAGTTCTGCCATACAAG gAAATATGCTACAGAGTATACTTAGTGGTCCAGTAATCACTAATAGTATGGCAATGGCTACTCCGTTAGCTACATCTTTTTTACAACAGCATGTCAATAGTGTTCTTGCTGCTCAATCAATGTCAA gtgtTCAAACTGTTGTTCAACCAGAATTTTTATCAGATGTCCGAACTacacaacaacagcaacagcaacaacagcaacttcaacaaaataatcaatCCTTTATTAGTGGGAATGTAACTGGTGGTGTTAAAAGAACTATTGCACAGATAGACGGAGCTAATGATTCTTCAACTTcagatgatgacgatgatgatgacgatgatatAGATGATGATATTGGTGataacgacgacgatgatgatgaagACGATGACAAAGATCAGAATAGTGCTTCTGATGct gaGCCATTAAATTCTGGTGATGATGTAAGTGACATTGACAATGGTGAAttatttgaaactgaaaatgttattgtttgcCAATATGATaag ATTACTCGTAGCAGGAATAAATggaaactttattttaaagacggtataatgagtttaaatGGGTATGACTATGTCTTCCAAAAAGCAACTGGTGATGCTGAGTGGTAA